From Bacillota bacterium, a single genomic window includes:
- a CDS encoding efflux RND transporter periplasmic adaptor subunit — MSRRVSWRKALFGLVAILVIVAVSLGIGVVAKKKGLFSPPGKSVETAVAREGRFTATVPGSGVIESSRSYEVRSPISGLVERLYVKDGDRVEQGQVLLAFKSSDLKLQFDEARAALAAARADLAELDASAGSAGGAGSGAAGRGGHGDPAGDPKVAQARARLEAARARLAELEAGPEDAKVAQAKAALDEAGVTLRDAEANLSKMRSLFEAGAVSRNAFNEAATQEKIARARYESARRQYDDIIEGPTESQLVVARSEVKDAEIGLELAINAARSQSQRRRALELRIQQAEAACARAERQLAAKDVKAGISGVVAGIAAKEGGAMQEGTLLMTILDLDRIILKAKVDEVDIGKVKVGQTVRVTCDAAPSREFAGRVERIAPQATLDGSVPKFTVEVSVDNGDETLRPGMTADAQIVVYDREKVVSVPSQAVVEREVTGRESGGRSPGPGSPESRSQAAGAQKARKVVFVVRDGKAREVEVGTGMETATDTEILSGIKPGDEVVTGSYQALKTLKDGDAVKVETAGAVAGTRGGEKRS, encoded by the coding sequence TTGTCCCGCAGAGTATCCTGGAGGAAAGCGCTGTTCGGGCTTGTTGCGATCCTGGTTATTGTCGCGGTGAGCCTGGGGATCGGCGTCGTTGCGAAGAAAAAGGGGTTATTCAGCCCGCCCGGGAAATCCGTGGAGACGGCCGTTGCGCGGGAGGGAAGGTTTACGGCCACGGTGCCTGGCTCGGGCGTTATAGAGTCCTCCCGCTCATATGAGGTCAGGAGCCCGATTTCAGGGCTGGTCGAGCGGCTCTACGTCAAGGACGGGGACAGGGTGGAACAGGGCCAGGTCCTTTTGGCGTTTAAGTCATCCGACCTCAAACTGCAGTTTGATGAAGCCAGGGCGGCTCTGGCGGCGGCAAGGGCTGACCTTGCCGAGCTCGATGCCTCAGCTGGAAGCGCTGGGGGCGCCGGGAGCGGTGCCGCGGGGCGCGGCGGTCACGGCGATCCTGCCGGCGACCCAAAGGTTGCCCAGGCCCGGGCGAGGCTCGAGGCGGCGAGGGCGCGCCTGGCGGAGCTCGAGGCCGGGCCCGAGGATGCGAAGGTCGCCCAGGCTAAGGCGGCCCTTGATGAGGCCGGCGTAACGCTGCGCGATGCCGAGGCGAATCTTTCAAAGATGCGATCCCTGTTTGAGGCGGGCGCCGTCTCCAGGAACGCATTCAATGAGGCAGCCACCCAGGAGAAGATCGCGCGGGCGCGCTATGAGTCTGCCAGGAGGCAATATGATGATATTATCGAAGGCCCAACCGAATCCCAACTCGTCGTGGCCCGCTCGGAGGTCAAGGATGCCGAGATCGGCCTGGAGCTCGCGATTAATGCTGCCAGGTCGCAGTCGCAGCGCAGGAGGGCTCTCGAGCTGAGGATACAGCAGGCTGAGGCCGCCTGTGCAAGGGCGGAGAGGCAGCTTGCAGCAAAGGACGTGAAGGCCGGCATTTCAGGGGTCGTGGCTGGAATCGCCGCGAAAGAGGGAGGGGCTATGCAGGAAGGCACCCTACTCATGACCATCCTCGACCTTGACCGCATCATCTTGAAGGCGAAGGTGGATGAGGTGGACATCGGCAAGGTGAAGGTGGGTCAGACCGTCAGGGTCACCTGCGATGCAGCCCCGTCGCGCGAGTTCGCGGGGAGGGTCGAGAGGATCGCCCCGCAGGCTACGCTGGATGGGTCCGTCCCGAAGTTTACCGTGGAGGTATCCGTGGATAATGGGGATGAGACCCTGCGCCCGGGTATGACCGCTGATGCCCAGATAGTCGTGTATGATAGGGAGAAGGTGGTATCCGTCCCGAGCCAGGCCGTTGTCGAGCGTGAGGTGACAGGCCGGGAGTCGGGTGGGCGGTCACCAGGGCCAGGGTCACCAGAGAGCCGGAGCCAGGCGGCAGGCGCTCAAAAGGCCCGCAAGGTCGTGTTTGTGGTGAGAGACGGGAAGGCCCGGGAGGTCGAGGTCGGGACGGGGATGGAGACCGCTACGGACACGGAGATACTGAGCGGCATCAAGCCCGGTGATGAGGTGGTCACCGGGAGCTATCAGGCCCTGAAGACCCTGAAGGATGGGGATGCCGTAAAGGTAGAGACAGCAGGCGCGGTGGCTGGAACGCGTGGAGGGGAGAAACGCTCCTGA
- a CDS encoding YIP1 family protein, producing MVSEINPGTGGNGEGDKRRPGPVERFLTIMIDPAGTFKDIVERPDFAIPVVLAVLTALLGIPVAMHSVKNLPPQPGVPPALMSPAVAGGIAAVSALVMLLIWWPVRALIFMGLGAALGSRVDFKKSLAVAGYLNYSAFISSLISAITMLALGSPVMPGLGMGLSPEQLATPRGVLLSNLNIGSLIYIYLSIFGLSELWRTSRARALAATVIMWALVLAASAGLAKLGESFRGLVPRQ from the coding sequence ATGGTTTCTGAAATAAATCCGGGGACGGGGGGAAATGGCGAGGGGGATAAGCGCCGACCCGGTCCTGTCGAGCGGTTTCTCACCATCATGATCGACCCTGCAGGGACATTCAAGGATATAGTCGAGCGCCCGGACTTCGCGATCCCTGTTGTCCTGGCGGTCCTCACGGCGCTTCTGGGAATTCCCGTCGCGATGCATTCGGTCAAGAACCTGCCCCCGCAGCCCGGCGTGCCGCCAGCTCTGATGAGCCCCGCCGTTGCCGGGGGCATCGCGGCCGTATCAGCCCTCGTGATGCTCCTCATCTGGTGGCCGGTGCGGGCGCTCATATTCATGGGCCTCGGCGCCGCGCTCGGTTCGCGCGTTGATTTCAAGAAGAGCCTCGCGGTGGCGGGCTATCTCAATTACTCCGCGTTTATCTCGTCGCTGATCTCGGCCATAACCATGCTCGCCCTGGGATCCCCCGTGATGCCCGGCCTCGGAATGGGGCTATCGCCGGAGCAGCTTGCGACGCCCAGGGGGGTATTGCTCTCCAATCTGAATATAGGCTCTCTTATCTACATCTATCTGAGCATATTCGGCCTCTCCGAGCTGTGGAGGACGTCCCGTGCACGGGCCCTGGCGGCCACCGTGATAATGTGGGCGCTTGTCCTCGCGGCGAGCGCCGGCCTGGCAAAGCTGGGGGAGAGCTTCCGCGGGTTGGTCCCGAGGCAATGA
- a CDS encoding DNA helicase UvrD: MRFIADLHIHSHYSRATSKDCVPEGLYRWAAYKGVALVGTGDFTHPAWREELRQKLESAEDGDGTYLLKDEFRRAVVDEASAEGIPWLGGVQVRFMLSGEISTIYKKAGRTRKIHNLILLPSFDAADELSRRLDGIGNLRSDGRPILGLDSRELLQMTLDICPEALFIPAHIWTPHFSVFGAHSGFDRIDECYGDLVEYICTVETGLSSDPPMNWRLSALDRFTLTSNSDAHSPRKLAREANIFDTELSYTAIREALRRRDPDGFIGTLEFFPEEGKYHYDGHRGCGVRWKPSQTRAAGGICPVCGRRVTVGVLHRVEELADRPEGATPPAARHFESLIPLSEVIASALGVGESTKKVQARYYAMLRELGPELSILRDIAIDDLARVAGPEIAEAVRRVRAGEVNITPGFDGEYGKIEII, translated from the coding sequence ATGAGGTTCATCGCCGATCTACACATTCATTCACACTACTCACGGGCTACAAGCAAGGATTGCGTGCCTGAGGGGCTCTACCGCTGGGCGGCTTACAAGGGGGTCGCCCTCGTTGGTACGGGGGATTTCACCCATCCTGCGTGGCGGGAAGAGCTCAGGCAGAAGCTGGAATCCGCCGAGGACGGCGATGGAACCTACCTGCTCAAGGATGAATTTCGCAGGGCAGTCGTGGATGAAGCCTCTGCCGAGGGGATCCCCTGGCTGGGTGGGGTACAGGTCAGATTCATGCTCTCGGGCGAGATCAGCACCATATACAAGAAGGCCGGGAGGACCCGCAAGATTCACAACCTCATACTCCTGCCTAGCTTCGATGCCGCAGATGAATTGAGCCGGCGCCTGGACGGGATCGGGAACCTCCGCTCCGACGGCCGGCCGATCCTGGGGCTCGATAGCCGCGAACTCCTTCAAATGACCCTTGATATATGCCCGGAGGCTTTATTCATACCGGCTCACATCTGGACGCCCCATTTCTCGGTGTTTGGCGCCCACTCTGGATTTGACAGGATCGACGAGTGTTACGGGGACCTGGTCGAATACATCTGCACGGTTGAGACCGGCCTTTCATCGGACCCGCCGATGAACTGGCGGCTTTCAGCGCTCGACCGGTTTACCCTCACATCGAATTCCGATGCTCACTCACCGCGCAAGTTGGCCCGCGAGGCCAACATCTTTGATACGGAGCTATCCTATACCGCTATAAGGGAGGCGCTCCGGAGACGCGATCCGGATGGGTTCATCGGGACCCTGGAATTCTTCCCCGAGGAGGGAAAATACCACTATGATGGGCACAGGGGGTGCGGGGTCCGGTGGAAGCCATCCCAGACCCGGGCGGCGGGCGGGATATGCCCCGTGTGCGGCCGGAGGGTCACGGTCGGGGTCCTCCACCGGGTCGAGGAGCTCGCCGACAGGCCCGAGGGGGCGACGCCCCCGGCTGCGCGGCACTTCGAGAGCCTCATACCCCTATCTGAGGTCATCGCCTCCGCCTTGGGGGTCGGCGAATCGACTAAAAAGGTCCAGGCACGCTACTACGCCATGCTCAGGGAGCTCGGTCCAGAGCTTTCGATCCTGCGCGACATCGCCATCGATGACCTGGCGCGCGTCGCCGGCCCGGAGATAGCCGAGGCCGTCCGGCGGGTGAGGGCGGGCGAGGTCAATATCACCCCCGGCTTCGATGGTGAGTATGGTAAGATCGAGATTATATAA
- a CDS encoding DUF1730 domain-containing protein: MKLALNYIPLKDKLKEFARSIGVEIVGVADASPFMHLERVLRERERDGHRSPFEEQDIELRCDPGRVMPGTRSIIAVAVPYATPLGAIPSKQEQEPDPGKKEPGRGGEELRGKLKGRISMSAWGKDYHVVVRDILRRLGDFLAQNAPRAVRLASFVDTGPLVDRAIAQRAGTGWYGKNCSIFTQRYGSWVFLGEILTDLELEPDTPSTGPGSPVPATGGRDEHGGYGCGECDICLRACPTGALDPRSPYVTNANICLSYITQMRGFVPRDMRPKMGFRLYGCDTCQEVCPRNKRVAPAGLAAFRPRSWDDVAPDLLDVLAVSNSRFKEAYGLTAAGWRGRTILQRNAVIALGNLMDDHAVDLAIPVLEACLDDPRPVIRGHAAWSLGVIGGARGRRSLEERYRREGDARVRDEIVAALDKCL, from the coding sequence GTGAAGTTGGCCCTCAATTATATACCTTTAAAGGACAAGCTGAAGGAATTCGCGAGATCGATAGGCGTTGAGATCGTGGGGGTTGCCGACGCTTCGCCCTTCATGCACCTGGAGAGGGTATTGAGAGAACGGGAGAGGGATGGCCATCGATCCCCATTCGAGGAACAGGATATAGAGCTGAGGTGCGATCCAGGTAGGGTCATGCCCGGGACGCGATCGATTATCGCCGTTGCCGTGCCATATGCCACGCCTCTGGGTGCGATCCCATCTAAGCAGGAGCAGGAGCCTGATCCGGGTAAGAAGGAGCCTGGTCGCGGCGGGGAGGAGCTGCGCGGGAAGCTGAAGGGGCGGATATCTATGTCTGCGTGGGGCAAAGATTATCACGTTGTTGTGAGGGATATCCTCCGGCGGCTCGGCGATTTCCTCGCCCAGAATGCTCCACGGGCCGTGCGGCTCGCAAGTTTTGTTGATACAGGCCCCCTGGTAGATAGGGCTATAGCCCAGCGGGCGGGAACGGGCTGGTATGGAAAGAACTGCAGCATATTCACGCAAAGGTACGGTTCCTGGGTTTTCCTTGGCGAGATCCTGACGGACCTGGAGCTCGAGCCTGATACCCCCTCGACCGGGCCCGGCTCTCCCGTGCCAGCGACAGGTGGGCGCGACGAGCACGGCGGTTATGGGTGTGGCGAGTGCGACATATGTCTCAGGGCATGTCCCACGGGCGCCCTGGACCCGCGCAGTCCCTATGTTACCAATGCAAACATATGTCTTTCATATATCACGCAGATGCGGGGTTTTGTACCGCGTGATATGCGTCCGAAGATGGGGTTCCGCCTTTACGGGTGCGATACGTGCCAGGAGGTCTGTCCGAGGAATAAGAGGGTTGCCCCCGCCGGGCTTGCAGCCTTCCGGCCCCGGAGTTGGGATGATGTGGCCCCTGATCTCCTGGATGTTTTAGCCGTGTCTAACTCCAGATTCAAGGAGGCATATGGCCTTACGGCAGCAGGCTGGAGAGGGAGGACGATCCTGCAGCGCAACGCCGTAATCGCCCTGGGGAACTTGATGGACGATCACGCCGTGGACCTGGCGATCCCGGTTTTGGAGGCCTGCCTGGATGATCCGAGGCCTGTAATCCGGGGGCATGCTGCCTGGTCGCTGGGGGTCATTGGCGGGGCCAGGGGCAGGAGGTCTCTCGAGGAGCGTTATCGGAGAGAGGGTGATGCGCGGGTGAGGGACGAGATTGTGGCGGCGCTGGATAAGTGCTTATAG
- a CDS encoding DegV family protein, which yields MKPIRIVTDSTAYLPKGWLEDHGVAVVPLLVNMNSSTYREGFDISNSEFYARLRQAKEPPTTSQPSAGEFLETYKHLIDAGAQTIISIHISGGISGTVNSAQGAAGMLRDADITVIDSRSTGPALGFIVQEAVALVEAGAGKDAIMKRLDYLIDHMRTLFVVTDLMYLHKGGRLSGAQAIIGSILQIKPVLHFTGGRIEVLEKVRTERRALERITDLMQAEGAGGRLPTRLTIAYADNRDKADGVRRSLLERFPGLQVENVEIGPVIATHVGPGLIGFQFYYG from the coding sequence GTGAAACCGATTCGCATAGTGACCGATAGCACCGCCTATCTACCCAAGGGCTGGCTGGAAGACCATGGAGTGGCGGTTGTTCCCTTGCTGGTAAATATGAATTCCTCAACATACAGGGAGGGCTTCGATATCTCGAATAGCGAGTTTTACGCCAGGCTCAGGCAAGCCAAGGAGCCTCCCACGACATCCCAGCCGTCCGCCGGCGAATTCCTGGAGACATATAAGCATCTCATCGACGCCGGCGCGCAGACGATCATCTCGATCCACATATCCGGCGGTATCAGCGGCACCGTCAATTCAGCCCAGGGTGCCGCTGGGATGCTCAGGGATGCCGATATCACCGTGATCGACTCGAGATCCACCGGCCCCGCCCTCGGCTTCATTGTCCAGGAAGCCGTGGCGCTCGTCGAGGCTGGCGCAGGCAAGGATGCCATCATGAAGCGGCTGGATTACCTCATCGACCATATGCGCACGCTTTTCGTCGTAACGGACCTGATGTATCTCCACAAGGGCGGGCGCCTATCCGGCGCGCAGGCCATAATAGGGTCGATCCTGCAGATCAAACCCGTCCTCCACTTCACCGGCGGGCGCATCGAGGTCCTGGAAAAGGTCAGGACCGAACGCCGCGCGCTCGAAAGGATAACAGATTTGATGCAGGCCGAGGGCGCCGGGGGCAGGCTCCCGACGCGACTTACTATCGCATACGCAGATAACCGGGATAAGGCAGATGGGGTCAGAAGAAGCCTTTTGGAACGGTTCCCCGGCCTCCAGGTCGAGAACGTTGAAATCGGCCCGGTCATTGCAACCCATGTGGGCCCGGGGCTCATTGGATTCCAGTTTTACTACGGCTAA
- the rodA gene encoding rod shape-determining protein RodA, which produces MLIDRRLAKNIDYGLLCATLALVVFGIIIIYSATCANRGENLGDPFYFVKRQALAAVLGVLAVLFMLSTDYRLLERIRNPIYLGNIALLAAVLIAGQRVSGAQSWFRLGPLALQPSELAKVAVIITLADHLAKRDDIDTFLGLIPPFIHAGIPMALILLQNDLGTVLVFAAIVLGMVYIAGARTRDLAVIAAGTGALSPFIYFFLLKPYQRARLLIFLNPYRDPMGDGYNVIQSTIAIGSGRLFGKGLFGGTQAKLNFLPAHHTDFIFSVVGEELGFIGAVIVLLVYLFIIWRCLQASWQAKDKYGSLLAAGVASMLLFHVLINIGMTMSVMPVTGIPLPFLSYGGSAMLADLIAIGIVLNVYMRRQKILF; this is translated from the coding sequence ATGCTAATTGACAGGCGTCTTGCAAAGAACATCGATTATGGGCTATTATGTGCCACGCTCGCGTTGGTGGTTTTCGGCATCATCATAATATACAGCGCGACCTGTGCTAACAGGGGCGAAAACCTCGGAGACCCCTTCTATTTTGTGAAGAGGCAGGCGCTCGCGGCAGTGCTGGGGGTGCTGGCTGTCCTCTTTATGCTCAGCACCGATTACCGGCTTCTCGAGCGCATAAGGAATCCAATCTACCTCGGGAATATTGCGCTGCTGGCTGCCGTCCTCATTGCAGGGCAAAGGGTCTCGGGCGCCCAGAGCTGGTTCAGGCTGGGGCCGTTGGCTCTGCAACCATCGGAGCTTGCCAAGGTGGCCGTGATAATAACCCTGGCGGATCACCTGGCGAAAAGGGATGATATCGATACGTTTCTAGGGTTGATTCCCCCCTTCATCCACGCGGGCATCCCCATGGCATTGATCCTATTGCAGAACGATCTCGGGACCGTCCTGGTGTTTGCGGCCATCGTCCTGGGCATGGTCTACATAGCCGGCGCCAGGACGCGGGACCTGGCTGTGATAGCCGCAGGGACAGGCGCTCTCTCACCTTTTATATACTTCTTCCTCTTAAAACCCTACCAGCGGGCCAGGCTATTGATCTTCCTCAACCCATACCGGGACCCGATGGGGGATGGATATAATGTCATCCAGTCGACCATCGCGATTGGCTCAGGCCGGCTCTTCGGCAAGGGGCTCTTCGGGGGCACGCAGGCCAAGCTCAATTTTCTTCCCGCCCACCATACGGACTTTATTTTTTCGGTCGTCGGCGAGGAACTGGGATTCATCGGGGCAGTCATCGTTCTCCTGGTTTACCTCTTCATCATCTGGCGCTGCTTACAGGCCTCCTGGCAAGCAAAGGACAAGTATGGCTCCCTGCTCGCCGCCGGGGTGGCTTCGATGTTGCTGTTCCACGTGTTGATAAACATCGGCATGACGATGAGCGTCATGCCGGTGACGGGGATACCGCTTCCCTTTTTGAGCTATGGGGGTAGCGCCATGCTCGCCGATCTCATTGCAATCGGCATCGTTTTGAATGTCTATATGAGGAGGCAGAAGATCCTATTCTAA
- the minE gene encoding cell division topological specificity factor MinE: protein MFELLRRLFTKEEEIHSKDLARERLRLVLIHDRADVSPQVFESLKSDLIEVISKYMDIDEAGTSVQLDSSRDSVALVASIPVICVKRTAGER, encoded by the coding sequence GTGTTTGAGTTGCTGCGTCGTCTTTTCACCAAAGAGGAGGAAATACACAGTAAGGATCTTGCAAGGGAAAGGCTCCGGCTTGTGTTGATCCACGATAGGGCTGACGTCTCGCCCCAGGTTTTCGAGAGCCTAAAGTCGGACCTCATAGAGGTGATCTCGAAATATATGGATATCGATGAGGCCGGAACGAGCGTCCAGCTGGACTCGTCCAGGGATTCGGTGGCTTTGGTTGCAAGCATCCCGGTCATCTGCGTGAAAAGGACGGCCGGGGAGCGGTGA
- the minD gene encoding septum site-determining protein MinD — MEGQALVITSGKGGVGKTTTVANLGMGLARLDKQVVMVDADIGLRNLDIVMGLENRIVYDIVNVTEGKCKARQALIRDKRFDNLFLLPAAQSRDKDAVTPDQMKALLSELKKDFDYILIDCPAGIERGFKNAIAGADKAIIVTTPDVSAVRDADRIVGLLEASGLPDPRLIVNKVKIDMVRRGDMLDIRDVLDILSIELLGIVPEDESIVVSTNRGEPAVLDDASRAGQAFRNITRRLEGEEVPFMPLEPSNGFISRIKRLIGLAR, encoded by the coding sequence ATGGAAGGGCAAGCACTTGTCATCACTTCAGGTAAAGGTGGTGTGGGTAAGACCACGACCGTCGCGAATCTCGGGATGGGGCTGGCGAGGCTGGACAAACAGGTGGTCATGGTCGACGCGGATATAGGCCTGCGAAACCTCGATATAGTGATGGGGCTGGAAAACAGGATTGTCTATGATATAGTCAACGTGACGGAGGGTAAATGTAAGGCCAGGCAGGCGCTCATACGCGATAAACGATTTGATAATCTTTTTCTTCTGCCAGCGGCGCAATCCCGCGATAAGGATGCAGTCACCCCTGACCAGATGAAGGCCCTCTTAAGTGAGTTGAAGAAGGACTTTGATTATATATTGATCGACTGCCCGGCAGGGATTGAACGGGGTTTCAAGAATGCGATCGCCGGTGCTGACAAGGCTATTATAGTCACGACTCCGGATGTATCAGCGGTTCGCGATGCGGATAGGATAGTGGGCCTGCTCGAAGCGTCAGGCCTGCCTGACCCCAGGCTCATTGTGAATAAGGTAAAGATAGATATGGTCAGGCGGGGTGATATGCTGGACATCAGGGATGTACTGGATATCCTGTCTATAGAGCTCTTGGGGATCGTGCCGGAGGATGAAAGCATTGTTGTGTCAACCAATAGGGGTGAGCCAGCCGTCCTGGATGACGCGTCGAGGGCGGGCCAGGCTTTCCGCAATATAACAAGGCGGCTGGAAGGCGAGGAGGTTCCCTTCATGCCGCTCGAGCCCAGCAACGGCTTCATTTCTCGTATAAAACGCCTTATAGGCCTGGCCAGGTAA
- the minC gene encoding septum site-determining protein MinC: MRVGDVVFRGTRDGMLIVIPKEREFEEIKRRLNEKLAGRGRFFAGGRVIIDLGDRWASEKMISELIDIIEGRGLTVLKIVGPFGVRLVGGADVTMPPQPPSQSQPYGAEDPSDIATGNTLLVKRTLRSGQGINHSGNVVVLGDVNPGAEVIAGGDIIVMGTLRGVAHAGVMGNEDAIVVALRLLPTQLRVANVIARAPDERAKGPNVPEVARIRDGMIVIESYLTPGGRVEF, encoded by the coding sequence ATGAGGGTTGGCGATGTAGTTTTCAGGGGAACCAGGGATGGAATGCTTATCGTCATTCCCAAAGAGCGCGAGTTTGAAGAAATAAAGCGGCGCCTGAACGAGAAGCTTGCCGGGAGAGGCCGTTTTTTTGCTGGGGGTCGCGTCATTATTGACCTGGGCGATCGCTGGGCAAGCGAGAAGATGATCTCCGAGCTCATAGATATTATTGAGGGGCGCGGGCTCACTGTGCTCAAGATCGTGGGGCCATTTGGGGTCAGGCTCGTTGGCGGTGCAGATGTCACTATGCCGCCGCAGCCCCCGTCGCAGTCTCAGCCATATGGGGCTGAGGACCCTTCTGACATCGCTACGGGGAACACCTTGCTCGTCAAGAGGACCCTGCGTTCGGGCCAGGGGATAAACCACTCCGGTAATGTTGTAGTGCTCGGGGACGTAAACCCCGGCGCCGAGGTTATCGCCGGCGGTGACATTATCGTGATGGGGACTCTGAGGGGTGTGGCTCATGCAGGGGTGATGGGCAACGAGGACGCCATAGTTGTAGCTTTGAGGCTTCTCCCCACCCAGCTCCGGGTTGCGAATGTAATTGCCCGGGCCCCCGATGAAAGGGCCAAGGGCCCCAATGTACCCGAGGTTGCGCGAATTCGCGATGGTATGATCGTCATAGAGTCATATCTCACGCCGGGCGGCAGGGTGGAATTCTAG
- the mrdA gene encoding penicillin-binding protein 2 codes for MASTLAPKELESRYRAFSVVIAVIFILLAVRLWQLQIIKGDSYATLAEGNRVRLIRVMAPRGRFLDRNGVLLVGSRMAFSVSIIPQVTPEIGSVAGKLAKILGIDEKVILDKIKAPGRRPFEPVRIQTNVDPRTVIEIEEHRLDLPGVMIEEIPVRNYINGEFAAHLFGYIGEIDLDELKRRQDRGYRPGDIVGKTGLEKMYEEFLHGEDGGEQVEVNSLGRPIRVLGSKDPVPGDDIVLTIDGTVQAAAERALSEELELLSKSQKTKNARAGAVIAIDPRNGEILAMVSKPGYDPNYFVGGITPERWKELNNPLNPLTNRVISATYPPGSTFKVITAIAALEDKKVTPDDEFLCTGRDPISKKACWIWSSRHRGHGRLNLVGGIQNSCNIVFYELGRRVGIDSLSTWARRFGLGAPTGIQLPPGERVGLVPDREWKRRNFKGSNRKWYPIETLDVAIGQGALSVTPLQLGEVYVAIANGGTFYKPFVVREILSPEGRVLKSFGPEVTGHVNISDSTLAVMKEGLTAVVEKGTAAGSFRGFPIPVAGKTGTAENPPHDSHGWFAAFAPVDKPEIVVLVFVEHGTSGSLAAAPVARKVLDAYFKSRAGDEEKSNQKANIDEKIGTNEGFGQGVVN; via the coding sequence GTGGCTTCAACGTTGGCCCCCAAGGAGCTTGAAAGTAGATATAGGGCCTTTAGCGTGGTTATCGCAGTTATATTTATCTTGCTTGCGGTGAGGCTGTGGCAGCTCCAGATCATCAAGGGGGACTCATATGCTACACTGGCCGAGGGGAACAGGGTGCGCCTGATACGGGTCATGGCGCCACGCGGCAGGTTCCTGGACCGGAATGGGGTCCTGCTCGTTGGGAGCCGGATGGCCTTTAGTGTGTCAATCATCCCCCAGGTAACGCCGGAGATCGGGAGTGTTGCAGGGAAGCTGGCCAAAATACTTGGCATCGACGAGAAGGTGATTCTCGATAAGATCAAGGCCCCAGGCCGCCGCCCTTTCGAGCCCGTCAGGATACAGACCAACGTGGACCCCCGCACCGTCATCGAGATCGAGGAGCACCGCCTGGACCTGCCCGGGGTCATGATAGAGGAGATCCCCGTCCGCAACTACATCAATGGGGAATTTGCCGCTCACCTGTTTGGGTATATAGGCGAAATCGACCTCGATGAGCTGAAGAGGCGCCAGGACAGGGGGTACCGCCCTGGCGATATTGTGGGCAAGACCGGGCTTGAAAAGATGTATGAAGAATTCCTGCATGGCGAGGATGGTGGCGAACAGGTTGAGGTCAACAGCCTTGGAAGGCCCATAAGGGTACTGGGATCAAAGGACCCGGTGCCAGGCGATGATATAGTCCTGACAATCGACGGGACGGTTCAGGCGGCCGCGGAGCGCGCCCTGAGCGAGGAATTGGAGCTGCTCTCGAAATCCCAGAAGACGAAGAACGCGCGTGCAGGGGCTGTAATCGCGATTGACCCGCGAAACGGCGAAATCCTGGCCATGGTGAGCAAGCCAGGCTATGACCCCAACTACTTTGTTGGCGGTATTACCCCCGAACGCTGGAAGGAACTAAATAACCCGCTTAACCCCCTGACTAACAGGGTGATCAGCGCCACCTACCCCCCTGGCTCGACCTTCAAAGTCATCACGGCCATTGCCGCCCTTGAGGATAAGAAGGTCACCCCCGACGACGAATTTTTATGCACAGGGCGCGACCCCATATCAAAGAAGGCATGCTGGATCTGGTCGAGCAGGCATCGCGGGCACGGGCGGTTGAACCTTGTCGGGGGGATTCAGAACTCATGCAACATAGTATTCTATGAACTCGGGAGGCGTGTGGGGATTGATTCGCTGTCGACCTGGGCCAGGCGCTTTGGCCTCGGGGCCCCTACAGGCATCCAATTGCCCCCGGGGGAGAGGGTGGGCCTTGTGCCGGACCGGGAATGGAAGAGGCGAAACTTCAAGGGGTCTAATCGGAAATGGTACCCAATTGAAACGCTTGACGTCGCCATCGGGCAGGGGGCGCTGAGCGTGACACCCTTGCAGCTTGGGGAGGTGTACGTGGCCATTGCGAATGGGGGGACCTTCTACAAGCCCTTTGTTGTACGGGAAATTCTATCGCCCGAGGGGAGGGTATTAAAGTCATTCGGGCCGGAGGTTACCGGCCATGTAAATATATCGGACTCGACCCTTGCGGTGATGAAGGAAGGGCTGACAGCGGTGGTGGAGAAGGGAACCGCCGCCGGCTCCTTTCGAGGTTTTCCGATCCCGGTGGCAGGCAAGACGGGCACTGCTGAAAACCCGCCCCATGACAGCCATGGTTGGTTTGCCGCCTTCGCACCGGTTGACAAGCCGGAGATCGTGGTTCTCGTCTTTGTCGAACACGGGACTTCAGGGTCTCTGGCAGCCGCCCCTGTGGCACGAAAGGTGCTTGATGCCTATTTCAAGTCCAGGGCCGGGGATGAAGAAAAAAGCAACCAGAAGGCGAATATTGACGAAAAAATTGGGACGAATGAAGGATTCGGACAGGGCGTGGTGAATTAA